The proteins below are encoded in one region of Balaenoptera acutorostrata chromosome 11, mBalAcu1.1, whole genome shotgun sequence:
- the EIF3D gene encoding eukaryotic translation initiation factor 3 subunit D: MAKFMTPVIQDNPSGWGPCAVPEQFRDMPYQPFSKGDRLGKVADWTGATYQDKRYTNKYSSQFGGGSQYAYFHEEDETSFQLVDTARTQKTAYQRNRMRFAQRNLRRDKDRRNMLQFNLQTLPKSAKQKERERIRLQKKFQKQFGVRQKWDQKSQKPRDSSVEVRSDWEVKEEMDFPQLMKMRYLEVSEPQDIECCGALEYYDKAFDRITTRSEKPLRSIKRIFHTVTTTDDPVIRKLAKTQGNVFATDAILATLMSCTRSVYSWDIVVQRVGSKLFFDKRDNSDFDLLTVSETANEPPQDEGNSFNSPRNLAMEATYINHNFSQQCLRMGKERYNFPNPNPFVEDDMDKNEIASVAYRYRRWKLGDDIDLIVRCEHDGVMTGANGEVSFINIKTLNEWDSRHCNGVDWRQKLDSQRGAVIATELKNNSYKLARWTCCALLAGSEYLKLGYVSRYHVKDSSRHVILGTQQFKPNEFASQINLSVENAWGILRCVIDICMKLEEGKYLILKDPNKQVIRVYSLPDGTFSSDEDDEEEEEEEEEEEEEET; encoded by the exons ATGGCAAAGTTCATGACACCCGTGATCCAGGACAACCCCTCAGGCTGGGGTCCCTGTGCGGTTCCCGAGCAGTTTCGGGATATGCCCTACCAGCCATTCAGCAAAGGAGACCGGCTAGGAAAG GTTGCAGACTGGACGGGGGCCACGTACCAAGATAAGAGGTACACAA ATAAGTACTCCTCTCAGTTTGGAGGTGGAAGTCAGTATGCTTACTTCCATGAGGAGGATGAAACTAGTTTCCAGCTGGTGGATACAGCGCGCACACAGAAGACCGCCTACCAGCGGAATCGGATGCGATTTGCACAG CGGAACCTCCGCAGAGACAAGGATCGACGGAACATGTTGCAGTTCAACCTGCAGACCCTGCCTAAGAGCGCCAAGCAGAAGGAGAG AGAACGCATACGACTGcagaaaaaattccagaaacaaTTTGGAGTGAGGCAGAAATGGGACCAAAAATCACAG AAGCCCCGAGACTCCTCAGTGGAAGTCCGCAGTGACTGGGAGGTGAAGGAGGAGATGGACTTTCCTCAGTTAATGAAGATGCGCTACTTGGAGGTGTCAGAGCCCCAGGACAT CGAGTGCTGTGGAGCCCTGGAATACTATGACAAAGCCTTCGACCGCATCACCACGAGGAGCGAGAAGCCGCTGCGGAGCATCAAGCGCATCTTCCACACTGTCACCACCACGGACGACCCCGTCATCCGGAAG CTGGCGAAGACTCAGGGGAACGTGTTTGCCACCGACGCCATCCTGGCCACACTGATGAGCTGCACCCGCTCCGTGTACTCCTGGGACATCGTCGTCCAGAGGGTCGGGTCCAAGCTCTTCTTTGACAAGAGGGACAACTCTGACTTTG ACCTCCTGACGGTGAGCGAGACAGCCAACGAGCCCCCGCAAGATGAAGGCAACTCCTTCAACTCACCCCGCAACctggccatggaagcaacctacatcaACCACAACTTCTCCCAGCAGTGCTTGAGGATG GGGAAGGAAAGATACAACTTCCCGAACCCGAACCCGTTTGTGGAGGACGACATGGATAAGAATGAGATTGCCTCTGTGGCCTACCG TTACCGCAGGTGGAAGCTCGGAGACGACATTGACCTCATCGTCCGCTGTGAGCACGACGGCGTCATGACCGGCGCCAACGGGGAGGTGTCGTTCATCAACATCAAGACCCTCAACGAGTGGGACTCCAGG CATTGTAATGGCGTTGACTGGCGTCAGAAGCTGGATTCTCAGCGAGGGGCCGTCATTGCCACCGAGCTGAAGAACAACAGCTACAAGTTGGCCCGCTGGACCTGCTGTGCTTTGCTGGCCGGATCCGAGTACCTCAAGCTTGG TTACGTGTCCCGGTACCACGTGAAAGACTCCTCACGCCACGTCATCTTGGGCACCCAGCAGTTCAAGCCCAATGAGTTTGCCAGCCAGATCAACCTGAGCGTGGAGAACGCCTGGGGCATCCTGCGCTGCGTCATCGACATCTGCATGAAGCTGGAGGAGGGCAAGTACCTCATCCTCAAGGACCCCAACAAGCAGGTCATCCGCGTATATAGCCTGCCCGACGGCACCTTCAGCTCGGATGAGGatgacgaggaggaggaggaagaggaagaggaagaagaag AGGAAGAAACCTAA